The sequence CATCCCGCAAAAAGAATCGGACAAATTTGTCGTAACCAGCTACATGACCAACCGTGGGTACTTCCAGGACCACAAATCAACATTCGCTCCATCCTTCCTGCTTGATATCAACAACAAGAAATCATCCGTTGTGAAGGACGGTATCCTGAAGCAAGGTCAAGTCACATACGACGAGCAATAATAGCAAACTTCAAAAAAGGAAAATGTCATTGATGGCATTTTCTTTTTTTAGTAGGTGGTGGAAAAAATGAATCTAGTAAAAAGAAAGAAGGGAATCGTCCTGCTGATTGTTCTGCTCATCCTGGTGATTAGCGCGGCTGCATGGTGGATGAAGACGCCTGAAAGGGAGAAGGAACCGGTCGTGAACAAGGAGGTATCCTACCGTTCCTCCTACCATTTCACAACCCCGGATAAGTGGAAAAATGACCCGCAAAAGCCGGTTTATTATAAAGGGAAATACCATTACTACTATCTTTACAATAAGGACTACCCGGACGGCAACGGGACGGAGTGGCGCCATGCCGTATCCAATGACCTTATCCACTGGGAAGACCAGGGAGTCGCCATCCCCAAATACACCAATGAAAACGGTGATCCATGGTCCGGATCCGTCGTCATCGACCGGGAGAATACGGCCGGTTTCGGAAAGGATGCCTTCATTGCGATCGTGACCCAGCCAACCGGGGAGACGGGTGAACAGGAACAATACATGTGGGTGAGTACCGACGAAGGAAAAACATTTAAAAATTATAGTCATGAGCCAGTCTTGAAGAATCCTGGTATGAAGGATTTCCGTGATCCCAAAGTTGTGTGGGATGATGAACGGGATAAGTGGATAATGCTCATGGCGGAAGGTTCGAAGGTCGGTTTCTATGAATCTGAGAATCTGAAGGACTGGACGTTTACGGGGGACTTTCTGACACCGGACTTAGGCGTGTTGGAATGCCCGGACCTTTTTAAAATGAGGGCGCCCGATGGCACGGTGAAGTGGGTGCTTGGTGTTAGTGCAAATGGAGAAGCTATTGGGGAGCCGAATACGTATGCCTATTGGACCGGGGAATTCAATGGCAGTTCGTTTGAAGCGGATCAGGCGGATCCCCAGTGGTTGGACTATGGATTCGACTGGTATGGTGGGGTGACGTTTGAAGACGGCATGGCCGATGATAAGGAAGAGAAACGTTATGCGTTTGCCTGGATGAATAAGTGGTCTTATGCAGATAATACTCCCACGATGGAGCATGATGGGTTTAATGGGACGGATTCAATTGTGAGGGAAATCAGGTTGGAGGGTGATGCTAGAAGTGGATATTATCTTGGCTCCAAACCTATTGAAGCGCTTGATGGGTTGGTGGAATCTACGGAGACGTTTGAGGATGTTACTGTAGAGGATGGTATGGAGAAGCTGGACATCAAAGGTGACGTGTATCGGATCGAAGCGGACATTTCGTGGGACGAGGCCGAGCAAGTCGGTTTCAGATTACGCGAATCCGAGGATCGATCCCGACATATTGATGCTGGAATCTCCCTGGCAGGTAACTACTCATACCTGAACCGGAACTTTACCGATCAACCGGACAGAGAAGGGAGATTCGTGGAAAGCAAGGCACCATTCAATTCCGCCGCTAAACAGGTTCATATCACTATACTAGTTGATAAGACGAGTGTGGAGGTGTTTGTTGATGATGGGCGGATTGTTCATACGAATTTGGTCTTTCCGCAATCTGGGGATCAGGGTATTTCTTTATTTTCTGAAGGGGGACAAGTGACGTTTGAGAAATTGAAGGTGGGGAAATTAAGGTCCATTAAATGAATACATCAGTGAGGAAAAACCTTTAAGAATTTTGTGAAGTCACCTAAATTTTGGGTCTGATCTCCGGTAGGTGTAACACACACTTAAACGTTTTACGGAACCGGGAATCAGACCATTATTTTGACTACCTCTCCATCACATGCAAACAAAACTCCAAATCCGCCTGTATATGCTCCTTCATCAACCTCTCAGCTTCATCCCCATTATGAGAAACGATCGCATCATAAATATCCTGATGTTCATCAATTAAAAACGGTCGGTTGTGATAAACCACCGTCTTCCTGAATAGGTAGATGATCGACTGCATGCGTTCGATGGTGTCGACCATGACGGGGTTGTTGGTGGCATTGACGATGATGTCATGGAATTGCTTGTTGGCTTCCATGATTTGTTCGGGTGTCCCGGTCCGGCCGATGTGGATGCATTCCTTCAGCTGGTTTAGGTCCTGATCATTCATGAAAGTAGCAGCTGATTTGGCTGCGAACCCTTCAAGGAGTATACGGACCTGGAAGTAGTGTCGAAGGTCCATATCCGTTGGGTTGACGACACGTTTTTGTTTGACGAGCCCTTCCTGTTCGAGCTTGCGGATGGATTCACGGATCGGTGTCCGGCTTACACCGAGCTCTATCGCCAGTTTTTCTTCTATGAGTTTTGTGCCCCGTTCGAGTTCGCCGTTCAGGATTTGATCCCGGATATATTCATACGATTGTATATAGGCGTGCTGCTGCGTTTTCTTCTTCAAGTTGATCGACTCCAATGAAAGACTCTGCCAGTCTTCTTTACGTATTCGGCTTCCATAATAAAAGCCCTTTCTAAAAGTATAGAACGAGTGGGAATGATTTAAAAGTTATAACTGAAAATAATTTTGTATACATTTTATATATTTTTGTATACAAAATATAAATTATTGTGTACAATTGGTGACAACAGCAAAATGAAAACGCTTTATCAACAGGAGGGAATGGACATGAGACTTGGATTTATTGGTCTTGGGATTATGGGGAAACCGATGTCACTTAATCTAGTAAAGAGTGGCTACGATGTAACCGTGTTTGATCTTAATGAGTCTGCAGTAGAAGAGTTAGTGAGCTTGGGAGCACGCGGTGCAGGTTCTCCGAAAGAAGTGGGGGAGCATAGTGACATCATTTTCACCATGCTTCCTAAGGGAGAGCATGTCATGAGTGTGGTCCTTGGTGAAAGCGGTGTCATCTATGGCGCGAATGATGGAACGATTGTAGTGGATATGAGCTCCATCTCTCCGGTCCAGTCGAAGGAAATTGCCGCAGCCCTTGCCGTAAGAGGGATGGAGATGCTGGATGCTCCGGTAAGCGGTGGTGAGCCAAAGGCGATCGACGGAACACTGGCCATCATGGTCGGAGGAAAAGAAGAAGTCTATGAAACAGTGAAACCGGTATTGGAAGTGATGGGTCAGGATATCACCCTTGTTGGGGATCATGGTTGTGGTACGACTGCGAAGCTTGCCAATCAGATCCTGGTGAATGTCCATATCGCAGCGATGTCTGAGGCACTGACGTTAGCGTCGAAAGCGGGAATCGATATTAAGAAGATGTACGAAGCGATCCGTGGAGGGTTGGCTGGAAGTGCTGTGCTGGATGCGAAGGTTCCATTGATCCTTGAGCGGAACTTTGTCGCCGGCGGGCGGATCGATATTAATGCGAAAGATCTGACCAATGTAATGGATACGGCTCACTCCATCGGGGTTCCATTGCCGCTGTCAAGCCAGGTGCTGGAGATGTACCATGCGCTAATGGCAGACGGGAAAGCTGGGGACGATCATGGAGGACTGATTCAGTTTTACGAGAAACTTGCGAATCACGAAGTAAAGGGTGTCAGCCAGTGATAAAAGTGAGAAATGTAGATGAAATACTATCGTCCTACCAATCTATTGATCAGCAAAAAGTGAACCAATGGTGGAAAAAAGTCAGACCTAATTTCACACACAAGATTGTCGTCCTTGATGATGATCCGACAGGCGTCCAAACCGTTCATGGGGTTTCCGTCTATACGGATTGGGAGGAGGAAACCATTGAACAAGGGTTTGCCGAAGATAATCAGATCTTCTTCATCCTGACGAACTCGAGAGCTTTTACGGCAAAAGAAACCGAGCAGGTCCACCGCGATATCGCAGAACGAACCGAGGCCATCTCCAAAAAGCTGGGGATACCTTACCTCATCATCAGCCGTGGTGATTCGACTCTGAGAGGACATTATCCCCTTGAAACAGAGGTTCTCAGACGAACGATGGAATCCGAAAGCAACATGAGTGTGGATGGGGAGGTCATCCTTCCGTTTTTCAAAGAAGGCGGGCGATTGACGATTGAGAACACTCACTTTGTTCAGCAGGAAGACGTGCTGGTACCTGCCGGGGAAACCGAGTTTGCGAAGGATCGGACGTTCGGATACACATCGAGTCATTTAGGTGAATGGGTGGAAGAGAAGACGAAGGGTGCTTTTCCTGAAAAAGGCGTCACGTATATTTCACTGGAATCCATCCGGAACATGGACATCGACGGAATCGTTGATCAATTGCTTGGTGTGAAGGGCTTTGGCAAAGTGATCGTCAACGCCGTGGAAGAATCGGATGTGAGAGTCTTTACGACGGCGCTGATTCTTGCCATCCAGGAAGGAAAGCGATTCATCTTCCGTACGGCGGCAGCTTTCACCAAGGTGATCGGGGATATCTCTTCACGACCATTGTTAACGAAGGAAGAGTTGATCAGCGAGGAACGGGAGAATGGCGGATTGGTCATCGTCGGATCGCATGTCAAGAAGACGACGGATCAATTGGAGAAGCTCCGGGAACTGCCATCCCTGCATTTCATTGAGTTCGATGCTCATCTGGTGCTGGATAAAGAAGCATTTCAAAAGGAGATCGAGCGTGTACAGCAAGAGGCAGAGACGAAGGTTGCTGAAGGCATCAGCACGGTCATCTATACGAAGAGAAAGCGCTTAGATCTCGGCGACGGGATGGAAGAACAGGAACTACAGTTATCCGTTGAAATCTCGAATGCCGTCACAAGCATCGTGCGTCATTTCTCCATACGACCGAATTACTTGATTGCTAAAGGCGGAATCACCTCCAGTGATGTGGGCACGAAAGGATTATGTGTAAAACGTGCCACCGTTGCTGGACAGATCGCACCGGGGATACCGGTCTGGAAAACAGGGGAAGAGAGCACGTTCCCGTTCATTCCTTATGTGATTTTTCCAGGGAATGTAGGAGCAGTCACGACGTTAAGAGATGTGGTCTCGACACTGGAAGGGTAATGGATCCATGCAGGATTCCCTCTTTCTAAAGGGGAATGCAGGGCGATTCTGCTTGTGATAAACGTGTTTCACAAAACAAAGGGGGTAATCGTACATGGTTACAGGCAATATGTTGATTGTGATTTTCTTTCTGGCATTAGCAGCACTTTTTTTCTTAATTTTAAAATTGAAAGTTGAACCATTCCTTTCCTTGATTGGGGTTGCATTCGCAACGGCTGTGGTCATCGGGATGCCGTTAAATGAAGTGGCGGCCACCGTGACCCAAGGATTCGGGAACACCCTGACCGGAGTCGGGATCCTTATCGGACTCGGTGTCATCTTCGGACAGTTCCTTGGTGCATCAGGTGCGATCGAAAAAATCGCGGCAGCGGTACTTAAAGCATTTGGTATCAAAAAATCTCCAGCCGGTCTTGCATTGACGGGGACAGCCGTTTCGATTCCTGTATTCTTCGATGCGGCATTCGTCATCCTAAGCGGATTGATCAAAAGCTTATCGAAGAAGACGGGTATCTCGGTCATTTCATTTGTTACGGCCCTTGGTGTAGGATTGATTGTTTCCCATAACATGATCGCCCCGACACCAGGACCTCTTGTAGTTGCAGAAAACACAGGTTCAGATCTTGGCTTGTTCATCCTTTACGGCATCCTTGTAGCAATCCCGGCTACACTTGTCGGGGGGTATTTCTACGGACTGTTTATTGGAAAACGGATCAACCATTCAGGTGCCATCGAAGAAGTGGCGGTTAGCCTTGAAGATGCACCGAAAAAGGAAATCAGCACAGGTTTAAGCTTCTTCATGCTGGCACTTCCAATCGGACTTATTTTGATCAACACGGTATCGCAGTTGCTCATCCCGGACACGGACCTTGCAAGTGTATTGGGATTCATCGGTGATAAGAATATTGCTCTATTCATCAGTGTGGTGGCAGCGATCATCCTGCTTGCCCCTTATATCTCAGTTCCAAACAGCAGATTGTACTCAGAAGCCATCAACTCAGCCGGGATCATCATCCTGGTGACAGGAGCGGGTGGAGCATTCGGAGCGGTGATCAATAAGAGTGGAATCGGCGATTATTTAATCGCAACGATGCAAAGCTGGAGCATCCCGGTTCTATTACTTGCATTCATCTTCTCACAAATCCTGCGTGCGTCACTTGGATCCGCGACCGTTGCCCTTGTGACAACGTCCAGTATCCTTGGACCAATGGCCGTTGAGCTTGGTGTATCACCAATCTTACTCGGGCTTGCCATCTGTGCCGGTGGTATCGGTCTTTCTCTTCCGAACGATTCAGGATTCTGGGTTGTGAACCGATTCGGTAAATTGACGGTTGTGCAAACGTTGAAAGCGTGGACCCTCGGTGGTTTCATTGCCGGGTTGACGGCGATAACAACAGTTTTAATTTTGAGTTTGTTCTCGGGGATACTTCCGGGGTTGTAGGAATAGGAAAGGTCCGTCCCTCATGTGATTTGGGGGACGGACCTTTTAAGGCTAACCGAATGTTTGTCTAATTCCATCAAACCCTCTACAATAAAAGCAACAAGAGATTGGACACTCGTCTCATTACGGAGGTGGAAGTGAAATGAATAAGACCGAGAAACATTATTCAGAGGAAAAGTTTTGGGATAAGTTGAAGAGGTACGGTTTAAAGGCCGGGCATTCTGTGGTTTATACAGCATTGCTTCTCTATTTTGTCCTGCAAAAGCCGGATATTCCCGTTAAGGCGAAGATGATCATCATCGGGGCACTGGGATATTTCATTCTTCCAACGGACTTTATTCCCGACATGGCGGTGGGTGTAGGATTTACCGATGACTTTGGTGCGTTGGGTCTGGCTTTATTGCAGGTGGCAATGTATATCGATGACGAGGTGAAGGCGCAGGCCAAGGCGAAGTTGAGAGATTGGTTCGGGGATGATGTGGATACGTCAGAGGTTGATGGGAAATTGTAAGAGACAGAGAAAAGCCACCCGCTGAATTCAGAGGGTGGCTTTTCATATGAGATGGTCAATTTCAAGATAGAACTACATTAACACAGAGTTCAATGGATGACAAACTTAAATGATCAGGGATGAGCGGGGCCCTTGCCACGAACTGCAAATTGGTGTATGCTGATGGCGAAAATATATAGGTGACATAGAGAAACTATGTTGGCGTCCAATTGGTTAATGACGATTTGTTATCGTAGCGCAGTGCCTCCTGATTATCGGGGGGGGGCACTTTTATTTATATCTAAGGGGGAATGGGTTGTGTGGATAAAAGACGTTCTGTACGGAGAATACAAAGTGGACAGGGTATTGGAAGAACTGATTCTAAGTGATCCTGTTCAACGATTAAAGGGGATCCATCAAGGCGGAGCCAGTTTCCTGGTCAATGAGGAGTGGGATGTAACCAGATACGAGCACTCAGTAGGTGTAATGCTTTTGATTAAAATATTGGGAGGCCAAGTAGAGGAGCAGATTGCTGGATTACTGCATGATGTATCACATACTGCCTTCTCCCACGTCATTGATGGGGTTCTCGATAATCTTTCTGAGGATTACCATGAAGACATTTTCGAACAGGTCATCCTTCAATCTGAGATTCCCCAGATCTTGGAGAAGTACGATTATGACTATCGGGACATCCTCCTTGATGATTCCAAATGGTCACTGCTTGAGCAGCCGGCACCTGAGCTTTGTGCAGACCGGGTGGATTACACGTTGAGGGATATGTATAGATATGGGTTTATCTCATTTGAAGAGGTTCACGATTTCCTGGAACAGGTTGCAGTGGTGGAAGGGAAGATCTGCGTGAAAACCATTGATGCAGCTGAGTGGTTTGTTAAGACTTATTATACAGAAGTGATTGACTTCTTCATGAATCCATTGAATATCTATGGGAATCATTCCCTTTCCAAGGTATTAAAAAGTGCATTAGAAAAAGGATGGATCAGCTTGGATGATTTTCTTGGGGAGGATGAAGAGGTACTCCAGAAACTCCAAAACACTGATGACCACATTCAGATGCTCCTAAGTGAACTGAATCAAGATGTATATATAGAAGAAAACAAAGCCGACTACGACATTCACCATAAAGGAAAGGTGAGGCTGATAGATCCCTCAGTTATGAATGGGTATGGTTTGCAAAAGTCGTCTGATATGTCGGAAGAAGTGAGACAAAGGGGAGAAGCTGCTTTTAAAGTCAGTAAAACAGGCAGGTATTTGAAGGTGATTGGCGTTGGTTAGTTGAATAGGATCCTGCTTTGGGTCGAGCAAGCAAAGCGGGTCGTCTATTAGGATGCCCCGCATTTTATACTGGAAAAACATAATTGGTCATTTTCATGCTCATACTAAAGCATATACGTTTAAAGGAGCGAGTACCATGACTGAATCCCAGCAGACCATGCTTGGCCGTTTAAAAGAGATCCAGGAGAATCAAACCGAAATGTGGACCAGCTATTGGCAGCAATATTCTGATCTTGCCACCTGGCCGTTTTGGGTATTGGCTGCATTGTTTGTTCTTCCTTTGATCATTCTTCTTTTTAGAATAGATAAGCGAAAGGCCCTACTTATAGGGTTTTATGGATATAATGTTCATGTTTTTTTTACATACGTAGATGCGATAGGAGCCAACATGGTGAAGTGGTTCTATCCTTATAAAATTTTCCCGGTGCTGGCGAGCTCGGTCTCACTGGATGTGTCCTTGGTTCCCGTTGCCTACATGCTCATGTATCAATTTACATTAAACCAACATAAAAATTATTATCTATTCATGTTGCTGCTCAGTGCAGTCTTTGCATTTGCTTTCAAGCCATTGCTTGTTGCGTTGGGTCTGTTTGAGATGAGCAGGGGGACGAATTATTTCACCTTATTCAGTGGATACGTGGTGGTCGGTCTGATTGCGAAATGGATCACGAATATCTTTGTTTACTTCGAAAAGAAAGCTCATTGATCTTTCATGGTTTCCCGTCTGCCTTACCCATGACGTTGATAAAATCCTCGACAAAGCTTGGATAGTCCAATTCAAGGTAGATGTTGATGTTTTTTTCAGCAGGCTTTGAACTGGGCCTGAAATCAGCGATGGACGTTCCCATTCCTGTTCCCGTGGTCAAGATGTTGATTTCCCTTCTGATAGACTGCCCCATTTCCGGGTTCACCATCAGGGATAGGGTCACGACATCGTGAAGGGGGGCACCTTTTATTCCGGGAACGAGCTTCTTATAAGCATCAATATAGTACTCCATGACTTCATCCATGATTTCAATCAATGGATTATCTGACATCTGCTGGATATAACGGATTTGGTCCATGGTGATGATGGCTTTGTTCGAGACATTCAAGGGAACGACGTAAAGATTGTCCAGATCCCTGACCACCACCTGTGACGCAATGGGGTCCCCATAGAAGTTCGCTTCTGCAGACGGGGTGACGTTTCCGGGAACTAAAAATGCTCCTCCCATAATGTAAAATTCCTTGATGTCCTCGACGATATTCTCACCTAATAAGTAAAGGGAGGCGAGGGATGTACTTCTCCCCACGTCAACGATGGTGATATCGTCCTGGTCCTTGATGATTTTGTAGAGTTCTGAGAAATTGGTCAGTTCACCAGCTAAGCTCTCAGGGGGTCTGATGGGTCCGAGCCCTTCCTGTCCGTGGATCTCAGGATAGTACGTTGGGATTTCCCCTGACGATGGGCTATTGGTTCCCCCGATGATCGGGACATCCTCTCGTCCGGCAAGCTTAAGCAAGTAGGCTATATTATCCGTTGCCTGCTCTTTTGAAGTGTTCCCATAGCTTGATACGATGGCGAGTACTTTAATCTCGGGATTCAGTAAGGCGTACATGATGGCAATGGAATCATCAATGCCGGGATCCGCAAACAAAATGATTTTCTTCATCGGACATTCTCCTAACCAATGATAGTGTACTTATATAACGTATCGATAGAAAAAAGGGATTATGCCTTTGAATGAAGTCTTTCTTCTACTTATCCTCGAATAAATCCTCGTCCCCCTGTGGTTCTTTGATTCCATGCTTTTCTTTCAGGAATCGTCCGATGACCGAGCTATTAATGCCTTCTCGAACGGCTCGCTCGATAATGATATAGAAGATAAAAAGAAAAATAATCAAGATGATGATGCTAATAAAGACGAAAAAGAGTTCCATGGCGTTCACCTCCGAAAATTGATTTGTGTTCGTTTAAATTATCCACCCATTCAACACCATTCCCATATTCATCACCATATGAAAAGCAATTGAAGGATAGAGGCTATCCGTTTTCAACACCACAATGGCATAGAATAAGCCTCCGAAAGAGAAGAGGAGACTCAGAAGTACCGGGATTCCGATGGAGAGATGTAAGAGACCGAACCCCAAGCTTGTCACCGTGACGGCATAAAGGACGGAGACGTTTCGTTTCAACGATGACAACATGATGCCTCTCCAAATCAGCTCTTCTAGTATCGCGTTAAGGATGGTAAATCCTATTGCGAAGAGGAATAGGGATTTCACCTCACTTATTTCTAGGGACCAGATGAGTGGGATGAAGATGGTGCTTGATCCCGCCAGGCCAATCAGTAAGAATAAGGGCAATGAAATGGTGTGCGATGGCATGGAGATGCGCTTTCTCCAATTCGGGAACTCAGTGAAGAATCGGATTTTTTCTTTTGATATCAAGTGTGAGAATGCTAGCGCCATCAAGATGATTAGAAGGAAGCTCCTGTTCAACAGAATTTTCGTTTCTTTTGAAACATTCCACTCGTTGATCCA is a genomic window of Rossellomorea sp. y25 containing:
- a CDS encoding YkvA family protein, yielding MNKTEKHYSEEKFWDKLKRYGLKAGHSVVYTALLLYFVLQKPDIPVKAKMIIIGALGYFILPTDFIPDMAVGVGFTDDFGALGLALLQVAMYIDDEVKAQAKAKLRDWFGDDVDTSEVDGKL
- a CDS encoding gluconate:H+ symporter, which codes for MVTGNMLIVIFFLALAALFFLILKLKVEPFLSLIGVAFATAVVIGMPLNEVAATVTQGFGNTLTGVGILIGLGVIFGQFLGASGAIEKIAAAVLKAFGIKKSPAGLALTGTAVSIPVFFDAAFVILSGLIKSLSKKTGISVISFVTALGVGLIVSHNMIAPTPGPLVVAENTGSDLGLFILYGILVAIPATLVGGYFYGLFIGKRINHSGAIEEVAVSLEDAPKKEISTGLSFFMLALPIGLILINTVSQLLIPDTDLASVLGFIGDKNIALFISVVAAIILLAPYISVPNSRLYSEAINSAGIIILVTGAGGAFGAVINKSGIGDYLIATMQSWSIPVLLLAFIFSQILRASLGSATVALVTTSSILGPMAVELGVSPILLGLAICAGGIGLSLPNDSGFWVVNRFGKLTVVQTLKAWTLGGFIAGLTAITTVLILSLFSGILPGL
- a CDS encoding HD domain-containing protein, with amino-acid sequence MWIKDVLYGEYKVDRVLEELILSDPVQRLKGIHQGGASFLVNEEWDVTRYEHSVGVMLLIKILGGQVEEQIAGLLHDVSHTAFSHVIDGVLDNLSEDYHEDIFEQVILQSEIPQILEKYDYDYRDILLDDSKWSLLEQPAPELCADRVDYTLRDMYRYGFISFEEVHDFLEQVAVVEGKICVKTIDAAEWFVKTYYTEVIDFFMNPLNIYGNHSLSKVLKSALEKGWISLDDFLGEDEEVLQKLQNTDDHIQMLLSELNQDVYIEENKADYDIHHKGKVRLIDPSVMNGYGLQKSSDMSEEVRQRGEAAFKVSKTGRYLKVIGVG
- a CDS encoding four-carbon acid sugar kinase family protein, coding for MDQQKVNQWWKKVRPNFTHKIVVLDDDPTGVQTVHGVSVYTDWEEETIEQGFAEDNQIFFILTNSRAFTAKETEQVHRDIAERTEAISKKLGIPYLIISRGDSTLRGHYPLETEVLRRTMESESNMSVDGEVILPFFKEGGRLTIENTHFVQQEDVLVPAGETEFAKDRTFGYTSSHLGEWVEEKTKGAFPEKGVTYISLESIRNMDIDGIVDQLLGVKGFGKVIVNAVEESDVRVFTTALILAIQEGKRFIFRTAAAFTKVIGDISSRPLLTKEELISEERENGGLVIVGSHVKKTTDQLEKLRELPSLHFIEFDAHLVLDKEAFQKEIERVQQEAETKVAEGISTVIYTKRKRLDLGDGMEEQELQLSVEISNAVTSIVRHFSIRPNYLIAKGGITSSDVGTKGLCVKRATVAGQIAPGIPVWKTGEESTFPFIPYVIFPGNVGAVTTLRDVVSTLEG
- the garR gene encoding 2-hydroxy-3-oxopropionate reductase; amino-acid sequence: MDMRLGFIGLGIMGKPMSLNLVKSGYDVTVFDLNESAVEELVSLGARGAGSPKEVGEHSDIIFTMLPKGEHVMSVVLGESGVIYGANDGTIVVDMSSISPVQSKEIAAALAVRGMEMLDAPVSGGEPKAIDGTLAIMVGGKEEVYETVKPVLEVMGQDITLVGDHGCGTTAKLANQILVNVHIAAMSEALTLASKAGIDIKKMYEAIRGGLAGSAVLDAKVPLILERNFVAGGRIDINAKDLTNVMDTAHSIGVPLPLSSQVLEMYHALMADGKAGDDHGGLIQFYEKLANHEVKGVSQ
- a CDS encoding CPBP family intramembrane glutamic endopeptidase — protein: MIRSQQTIFLISSASLFFTGIILLSYRTYDWGLLPLLGFLILYLSTKKNRSVISLFLFFLLGLLVFQLATGWINEWNVSKETKILLNRSFLLIILMALAFSHLISKEKIRFFTEFPNWRKRISMPSHTISLPLFLLIGLAGSSTIFIPLIWSLEISEVKSLFLFAIGFTILNAILEELIWRGIMLSSLKRNVSVLYAVTVTSLGFGLLHLSIGIPVLLSLLFSFGGLFYAIVVLKTDSLYPSIAFHMVMNMGMVLNGWII
- a CDS encoding GntR family transcriptional regulator, which produces MKKKTQQHAYIQSYEYIRDQILNGELERGTKLIEEKLAIELGVSRTPIRESIRKLEQEGLVKQKRVVNPTDMDLRHYFQVRILLEGFAAKSAATFMNDQDLNQLKECIHIGRTGTPEQIMEANKQFHDIIVNATNNPVMVDTIERMQSIIYLFRKTVVYHNRPFLIDEHQDIYDAIVSHNGDEAERLMKEHIQADLEFCLHVMER
- a CDS encoding glycoside hydrolase family 32 protein, whose protein sequence is MKTPEREKEPVVNKEVSYRSSYHFTTPDKWKNDPQKPVYYKGKYHYYYLYNKDYPDGNGTEWRHAVSNDLIHWEDQGVAIPKYTNENGDPWSGSVVIDRENTAGFGKDAFIAIVTQPTGETGEQEQYMWVSTDEGKTFKNYSHEPVLKNPGMKDFRDPKVVWDDERDKWIMLMAEGSKVGFYESENLKDWTFTGDFLTPDLGVLECPDLFKMRAPDGTVKWVLGVSANGEAIGEPNTYAYWTGEFNGSSFEADQADPQWLDYGFDWYGGVTFEDGMADDKEEKRYAFAWMNKWSYADNTPTMEHDGFNGTDSIVREIRLEGDARSGYYLGSKPIEALDGLVESTETFEDVTVEDGMEKLDIKGDVYRIEADISWDEAEQVGFRLRESEDRSRHIDAGISLAGNYSYLNRNFTDQPDREGRFVESKAPFNSAAKQVHITILVDKTSVEVFVDDGRIVHTNLVFPQSGDQGISLFSEGGQVTFEKLKVGKLRSIK
- a CDS encoding nucleoside hydrolase, with the translated sequence MKKIILFADPGIDDSIAIMYALLNPEIKVLAIVSSYGNTSKEQATDNIAYLLKLAGREDVPIIGGTNSPSSGEIPTYYPEIHGQEGLGPIRPPESLAGELTNFSELYKIIKDQDDITIVDVGRSTSLASLYLLGENIVEDIKEFYIMGGAFLVPGNVTPSAEANFYGDPIASQVVVRDLDNLYVVPLNVSNKAIITMDQIRYIQQMSDNPLIEIMDEVMEYYIDAYKKLVPGIKGAPLHDVVTLSLMVNPEMGQSIRREINILTTGTGMGTSIADFRPSSKPAEKNINIYLELDYPSFVEDFINVMGKADGKP